In Capsicum annuum cultivar UCD-10X-F1 chromosome 7, UCD10Xv1.1, whole genome shotgun sequence, one genomic interval encodes:
- the LOC107856184 gene encoding bifunctional riboflavin kinase/FMN phosphatase, translating into MGDLHSAPQPGEQRMLAIIFDLDGTLLSTEHLTKEILKEFLAGYGKVPDKEKEKKRLGMAQKEYAIGIVSDYDLPLMPDEYIQAVMPLYHDKWLQAKALPGANRLIRHFYEHGVPIALASNSKRKNIDGKVSLQEGWKECFSVILGSDQVKSGKPSPDIFLEAAKQMGVDAAHCLVIEDSVIGVEAGKAAGMKVAAVPSFHSEFDRYSIADSKLRSLLELDPELWGLPPFDDWVGHALLVEPVSFRGLYKNGLLHDFADDGPSTLPDQVFGVYFGWAKPEAYKFIKIVLGIGWEDGSGNSRRKMQACIVDMSDEQIQHCKMDFVIVGYIRGSCDEGRSDNIEIVEEDMLIADAALDRSEYSLGALKSLFSETSLEDVEK; encoded by the exons ATGGGTGATCTTCATTCTGCACCACAACCTGGAGAGCAACGAATGTTAGCTATCATTTTTGATTTGGATGGCACCCTTTTAAGCACAg AGCACCTGACCAAGGAAATTCTGAAGGAATTTCTGGCTGGATACGGAAAGGTGCCAGAtaaggaaaaggaaaagaaaagattgGGCATGGCCCAAAAAGAGTATGCTATTGGCATTGTCAGTGATTACGACCTTCCTCTCATGCCCGATGAGTATATCCAAGCAGTCATGCCCCTTTATCATGACAA GTGGTTGCAAGCGAAAGCTCTTCCTGGTGCTAATCGCCTTATAAGACATTTTTATGAGCATGGAGTTCCCATTGCCCTTGCTTCAAATTCCAAAAGGAAAAACATAGATGGGAAAGTCTCTCTCCAAGAAG GTTGGAAGGAATGTTTTTCTGTAATTCTTGGAAGTGACCAAGTTAAATCAGGGAAGCCGTCTCCAGACAT ATTTCTGGAAGCTGCAAAACAGATGGGTGTAGATGCAGCTCACTGCCTAGTGATAGAGGATTCTGT CATCGGAGTCGAGGCAGGCAAGGCTGCTGGAATGAAGGTGGCAGCTGTGCCATCTTTCCATTCTGAATTTGATCGATATTCAATAGCTGATTCTAAGCTTCGTTCACTCCTTGAGTTAGATCCAGAACTATGGGGTCTCCCACCGTTTGATGATT GGGTTGGTCATGCATTGCTGGTTGAACCTGTTTCTTTCAGGGGTCTGTACAAAAATGGCCTCCTCCATGATTTTGCAG ATGATGGGCCATCTACTCTACCCGATCAAGTGTTTGGAGTTTATTTTGGCTGGGCAAAACCTGAGGCGTATAAGTTTATAAAGATTGTTCTTGGAATTGGTTGGGAAGATGGCAGCGGCAATTCTAGGAGGAAGATG CAAGCTTGTATAGTTGATATGAGTGACGAGCAGATCCAGCATTGCaaaatggactttgtgattgTAGGCTACATCAGAGGATCATGCGATGAG GGAAGGTCAGACAACATTGAAATAGTTGAGGAAGACATGTTAATTGCTGATGCTGCCTTGGATCGGTCTGAATACTCACTTGGTGCATTAAAGTCCCTCTTTTCGGAAACTTCTTTAGAAGATGTGGAAAAGTGA